Sequence from the Microbacterium sp. AZCO genome:
GGAGCGCCCGGAACCACGTGAGGGCGGCGGTGCGGGCATCCGCGTCGACCCCCGCCGTGAAGTCGCGGCGGATGACGAAGTTGGCGCCCTCGCCGCGCCCGATCTCGTCGGCGATCACGCGTCGGACGATGTCGGCGTAGTCCTCGTCGGCGACGTCGAAGCCGGCATCCTGAAGCGCGATCGGGGCCGACGGCAGCGACGCGAGCGCTTCCTCCCGGGCGAAGGCGACGTGGTCCGAGACGACGATGCAGCGCAGTGGAGCGCGGTCGTCGTGGCACTCGAAGCCGCGCTCGACGACCTGCCGGAAGGGCACGAGCGCGAGGACTTCGCGCGGGCCCGAGGCATCCGCCAGCGGAATGTCGCCGAGGCGCTCGACGTCGACGACGTCGCCGGTGAGCAGTTCGACCGTCGCGCCGTCGCGCGCGATGAGCGCGAACGACTCGGCCGCCGCGAGCGCGTCGGGAAGAGAGGAGGGGCTCGGTGTCATCGCCGGCCTTTCATCGGGTCAGGCGGTCGCTGCAAAAACAAAGACCGCCCTCGGGCGGTCTGTGATCTTCGGGGAACGCGAACACACCGCCGTCAGCGGGCGGGCCACCAGACGGTGAGATTCGCGGACATGCGGTCACGATAGCAGACGGTCAGACGCCGTTGCGCTCGAGCGCCGCCTCCTGATGCCGGAAGCCGATCGTCTCGTAGCCGACGACGATGACGAAAGGGGATGCCGCGACCAGGAGCAGCGCCGTGCCGATCGACGCGCCGGCCGCTGCGGCGACGACGCTGAGCACGAGCACGGCCACTCCGCCGAGGAAGAGCCAGACGTGGAACGGGTCGAACGTGCGGAGCAGGTACGAGTACAGCGAGAAGACGAACACCTCGAAGGCCAGCACGGGGATCGCGACCGTCAGAAGGGCGAAGGATGCATCCACCTCGGCGTGGTGGGAGATCACCTGAGCCGCGACATGCAGGCCCGTCCCGACGCCGATCAGCGAGGCGAACACGAAGATGTGCCCGTACCCCCACACGAAGCCGCGCCCCCGGTGGCGGTGGAGGATGCGACCTGACGGCATCATGAAGTACACCCACCACAGGCCGAAGACGAGCGCCGTCCCGGCGAAGGCGACCACTCCCGCCTCGAGCGACCAGCCCTGCTGCTGCACGACCGCCGAGATCGCGAGGATCGTTCCGAGCACGATCTCGCCGAGCGTGATGATCGTCAGCAGGCCGTAGCGCTCTGCGATGTGGTGCCCGTGCCAGGGCGTCCGGCCGTACTTCAGCTCTGCGAAGAGCGGGCCCGCGAGCTCGAAGAGGATCAGCACGATGACGATCGCGAAGGTCGGTGCGACCGGCAGGTTCAGGAAGATCAGGGCGACCCAGAAGACCTGCGCGATCGAGATGTTGACGGCGTAGGCGAGGGCGGTCTTGCGGTGGGCCGGGTCGTTCTTGGCCGCGCGCAGCCACAGCGCGACGGCGGCCACGCGCATGATGACGTAGCCCGAGACGAGCACGCCGTTGTCGAGGTGCTCGCCCTCGGCGAGCGATTCGAAGACCGGCGGCACGCCGAGCGCCACGATCAGCACGCCGATCATCTCGACCATCGTGGCGAGGCGGAAGAAGATGTCGTCGTTGTCGTACGCCGAGGCGAGCCAGGAGTAGTTGATCCAGGCCCACGTCACGGCGAACGTGCAGAAGAGGAAGCCCGCGAGCGCCGTCGACAGATCGCCCACCTCGAGGTAGTGCGCGGCCTCCGACGAGATCTGGCTGAACGCGACGACGAAGGTGAGGTCGAAGAGCAGCTCGAGGGGGGTCGACGCCCGGTGCGCCTCGTGCGGATCGCGCCCCGTCATTCGTCCGAGGCGATGGCTGAGGCTCATGCGGGGCAAGATACCAGCGCGGCGCGACGTCCCGTCACCGCCGGGGCTCCCAGCCTCGCGTCATCGGGTCGGCGTAGGCTGGCAGGCGTGCCTGCAGTGAATCTCGGGATGCCGAAGGTCCCCGACGTCCTCGCCCCCCGCCGCAAGAGCCGCCAGATCAAGGTCGGCAAGGTGCTCGTCGGGGGCGACGCCCCCGTCAGCGTCCAGTCCATGACGACGACG
This genomic interval carries:
- a CDS encoding low temperature requirement protein A; protein product: MSLSHRLGRMTGRDPHEAHRASTPLELLFDLTFVVAFSQISSEAAHYLEVGDLSTALAGFLFCTFAVTWAWINYSWLASAYDNDDIFFRLATMVEMIGVLIVALGVPPVFESLAEGEHLDNGVLVSGYVIMRVAAVALWLRAAKNDPAHRKTALAYAVNISIAQVFWVALIFLNLPVAPTFAIVIVLILFELAGPLFAELKYGRTPWHGHHIAERYGLLTIITLGEIVLGTILAISAVVQQQGWSLEAGVVAFAGTALVFGLWWVYFMMPSGRILHRHRGRGFVWGYGHIFVFASLIGVGTGLHVAAQVISHHAEVDASFALLTVAIPVLAFEVFVFSLYSYLLRTFDPFHVWLFLGGVAVLVLSVVAAAAGASIGTALLLVAASPFVIVVGYETIGFRHQEAALERNGV